Part of the Leptolyngbya sp. BL0902 genome, ATGCCGATGATTTCCAAATCCTGATCACGCGCTTCTTTCTGAATCCGCAGCAGGTCGGCAGGGTCGATCCAGTAGCGGTCGTGGGCTCCGTGGGTCAATGTCTGATGGGGCCTATCGCCACGGTTGAGATCGCCCACGGACTGGGCGTTTTTCTCCCCGCCCACCTCATCCAAAAGCCCCGGCTCCCACGCATTGGCGACCGGAATCACCTGCACCACCTCGCGGTAGGCATCCTGCGGCATCGCTTGAGCTTGTAAGCCAGGTTGGGGTGTGTCTGCCCCTAACTCAAACACCCGTTTCCCCACCAGCACCCCACAGCCCTCTTGGGGATAGGTGGCTTCCAATGCCTCCCGCATTCGTTGATACTGAGATGTAGAAATGTGAAGCGTCATTG contains:
- a CDS encoding Mov34/MPN/PAD-1 family protein, yielding MTLHISTSQYQRMREALEATYPQEGCGVLVGKRVFELGADTPQPGLQAQAMPQDAYREVVQVIPVANAWEPGLLDEVGGEKNAQSVGDLNRGDRPHQTLTHGAHDRYWIDPADLLRIQKEARDQDLEIIGIVHSHPDHPAIPSECDRQLAWPVYSYVIASVREGQVVDVQSWRLNEAQQFEAESITIL